A region of the Miscanthus floridulus cultivar M001 unplaced genomic scaffold, ASM1932011v1 fs_227_3_4, whole genome shotgun sequence genome:
aatacaatgcaagggataacataagctcattttttagtgaagttactaaaatcaagaacattgatctCATTCCGTAATCGACAAAacgtcgcctcatctagcggttttgtgaagatatccgtcaattgatcctcggtccttacacattctaataaaatatcattctttgcaacatgatctctaagaaagtgttCTTCTTTGATGTATAGATAATTTTCTTTTGAACTCTTTGCCCTCTTATGTCGCCTGACGCCGGGGTGGCCGGGTGGTGGCAGTGTTTACCTATTTTTAAAGCTTtgcatgaaatgcacaagtaTTTATTTTGGTGTTCCTCAGCTTGATGAATGTCTCTGTCACTTTTTCCTTGTTCTGGTCTGCTTTCATTTTAGGGGATACTTAAAGGGGGAAGTAAGAGGCGTGCCGCACCATTGACGCCTTGTTTAATTGGACCCCAaaatctaaaaagttgctacagtacttgtcacatcgaatatttgcggcccgtgtatgaagcattaaatgtagacgaaaaaaaactaattgcatagtttggtgggaaattgcgagacgaacgttttaagcctaattagtcaatatttggacactattcaccaaataaaaacgaaggtgctacagtaacccccaaattccaaatttcgcgaactaaacgaaGGCTGAGTAATCCTTTGCCAGAAAATGCTGAATGGAGACAGGTGGTGTTGCGTAATGGCACCTGTAAAGAGAGACAGTACACTCAGGACTGGACCATTGATGATGAATCTCTCTGCAAACTTTGTCAAGGACTTTGAAAGTAACGACTCCTTAACTTGTGTTTAGAAGTAAATCCTGTTTTGTTATTATAAACAAATAATATTTGCTCACAATAATGTTGTTTTACTTGGTTCAGTGGAAAGCTTGCAAAGTCACCAGAATATTTTGAAGATCTATTCTGTGGTCTAGCTTGTTTCCAGGAATGCAGGTTAAGAACCAGTGGCAGGGCCCTGCGGCAGGTGAGTCTTCTTTCTGTTATCCACATAACTTTTTTTTGTAGGTGGGGTTGAATAGGTAGGACTAATTTTCAGTTATATAAAATCAAAGAAAGTTGCAAATTAATTCATATATATGTAATAAAGCTTCTTGGTAATTATCTGCAGGCACTGTTTCAAATAGAACGTGGTAAGTGCTCCCAATGCAAGCTCGATTGTTACAAGCTTGTCAAACACATTAAACCCTTACCCTTGGAAAAACGAGAAGAATACATCAGAAAGGTTGCTCCAAACATTGTGAGTAGAAAGAAACTGTAAGTGCTGCACATTGATATCATGCTTTTCCATATTCTTTTGCATATCTATAGGGGGCTAACAGAGTCGTGTGGTTTAAACTCTTTGAGTATTATCATGTATGTATAATTATCCTGTTAATTTGTTGCTTTGATGCTGATTTCCTGCATCTACCACAGCCTAGATAAGCTTGTCCATGAGCCAATTGATGGAAATGCTTGGCATGCAGATCACATAATACCTGTCTATAAAGGAGGAGGTACGGTATATGTGCAGTTGACTCTTGAATGGCATGATAATCTTTCTGATAAGTTTTGTGCAGTTGATTGTTGAATGGCATGATAATCTTTCTGATTTTCTATCAGGGGAATGTAAACTTGAGAACATGGGAACACTGTGTGTGGCTTGTCATTATGAGGTCACCAGAGCTCAGCACAAGGAACTAAAAGAAATAAGAAAGAAGGCTAAAGAGCACCTGAAAAACGCCTTGAATAAACAAAAGGATAAAGTTCGTAGTCTCTCCTGTAGACTTTAATTATTTTTGTATcattttttcaaataaaaaagagcAAATGTTTTTTGAGCAACGTACTTCTCTGTGAAAGCTACTAGAATGAGTAGAATGATTTCTCCATTACTATATGCTGTACTTATACAACAGTGAGTGTACATGTAAGGAAAAAGAATTAAAGTGTTCTAATGTCATCTAGCCTAAACAATACAGGTTGTACATGCATATATGATCTGCTATTTGTTTCTCCATTAAGGCCAATAATGGCCGAGATATAGGAACTAGTAATGGCTAGGATATTGCCTTTCTAACACTCTGGACAACCATATGCAAATTATATGTTGTTGCCCACGTTTGTGTATTTGTTTCTCCTAAATTGGCTTTTGTTATTACTATTATTCCATTTCTTATCTTTACTTTCACTGCAGCCAAGTGAAGCAACAGAAGAACTAGATGACGAATTTTTGCTGGTAGCCGTCCCGGGCAGTGCCTACTCCTTAGGATTTCCTGGCAATGTTGCTGATGAAAAAGCTGCTGAATAGGGCATCGTTCATGTACCTTGAGGTTATTGTTCAAAAAGGTCGCTGGTCTTTTTCACTTGCGCCCCTTTTTTGTGCATGTTAAATG
Encoded here:
- the LOC136530887 gene encoding uncharacterized protein, with protein sequence MGTLCVACHYEVTRAQHKELKEIRKKAKEHLKNALNKQKDKPSEATEELDDEFLLVAVPGSAYSLGFPGNVADEKAAE